A single window of Onychostoma macrolepis isolate SWU-2019 chromosome 16, ASM1243209v1, whole genome shotgun sequence DNA harbors:
- the snrnp48 gene encoding U11/U12 small nuclear ribonucleoprotein 48 kDa protein, with the protein MCETSFSLGLQERMQRLQELTDFTESCQAELKGLFEALGWSQELDSRAVQMEVCPYDPNHTVPWDRMEKHKASCQLSEMGYSKEERTEMFDPSVYYEKANIPSVTMDKDTFHQVILQARENVPHMKSTGLHKPSDASTDLPDVPQNHKRALCDLTVADRLAIYDHVIQQASQQSAKRESNEDLYVDLVAKLKKEEQQSGPKSHLEVLAEMRDYRRRRQSYRAKNVHITKKSYTEVIREVIDIHSGELGRIWQEVKDEEFKASQQSSHRGASERCRSTSIESRVSSRDEHGHKRHRKRSRSRSRKRSRERKNKSRRDSQSPDVERHHKKKKKNKS; encoded by the exons ATGTGTGAAACATCTTTCTCGTTGGGCCTCCAGGAGCGCATGCAGCGTTTGCAAGAGCTCACAGATTTCACAGAGAGTTGTCAAGCAGAACTAAAGGGTTTGTTTGAGGCGCTGGGATGGAGTCAGGAATTAGATTCACGTGCAGTTCAG ATGGAAGTGTGTCCGTATGATCCAAACCACACAGTCCCGTGGGACAGGATGGAGAAACACAAAGCATCCTGTCAGCTCAGTGAGATGGGATACTCAAAAGAGGAACGG ACTGAAATGTTTGATCCTTCAGTGTACTATGAGAAAGCTAACATTCCTTCAGTAACCATGG ACAAAGATACATTTCATCAAGTGATTCTGCAGGCTCGGGAAAATGTCCCTCATATGAAATCTACAGGACTTCACAAACCAA gtGATGCATCTACAGATCTCCCTGACGTACCTCAGAATCATAAGCGGGCATTATGTGACCTCACTGTGGCAGACCGATTGGCCATCTATGATCATGTGATACAGCAAGCCAGTCAGCAGAGTGCAAAGAGAGAATCCAATGAGGATCTTTATGTAGATCTTGTTGCGAAGCTTAAAAAAG aaGAACAACAGAGTGGGCCAAAGTCTCATCTGGAGGTCTTAGCTGAAATGAGGGACTACAGGAGGCGCAGACAGTCTTACAGAGCGAAAAATGTTCACATTACCAAGAAGTCTTACACTGAG GTAATTCGGGAAGTGATTGACATCCACTCTGGAGAACTAGGCAGGATTTGGCAGGAAGTGAAGGATGAGGAGTTCAAAGCATCACAGCAGTCATCTCACAG AGGGGCATCTGAGAGATGCCGCTCCACATCCATCGAGTCTCGTGTCAGCTCCCGAGACGAGCATGGGCACAAACGGCACCGCAAACGTAGCCGCAGTCGTAGTCGCAAGCGTAGTCgagagaggaaaaacaaaaGTAGGAG AGATTCACAGTCTCCAGACGTGGAGAGACATCataagaaaaagaagaaaaataagtCTTGA